DNA sequence from the Natrinema sp. DC36 genome:
CCACCACCGTCAACGCTAGTGGAATGGCCGTTCTCGAACTCGAGAATCGGCCGTCTGTAGTCGTTGATGGACAGTACATTCCAACGGAGTGGTGGCGCGCGAATCAACTGTATTCCGCAGCGGAGGACCGGGCGAAGATCCCACCGAAATATCCCGGTTTCCAGAAGATCGTTCAGTTGATTCTTGTAACACTGCTCTGGTTTCTGCCGGTCGCTCTGGCTGTCTACGGTTTCGACTACCTGTCCGGAGGCACGTTCCTCGGACTTACAGATCAACAATGACAGAAAATTCCAATACGGATGGCAGTCGTATCGCTCGCAGGTCAGTCCTTGCTACCCTCGGCGTTAGTACAGCCACTCTTGCTGGCTGTGCGTCAGGGTCAGACCCCTCAAACAATAGTACAGATGGGAATGGAATCAGTACTGAAGACAGTGACGTCTTCACGTCCGTCGAGATAGCGGAGGAGAGCCTTGAGATCGAAGTTACCGATGATATGTCGGTTGAGTTCATCAACCTCGTCGATCCAAGTGGAGAGCTGTACGATCAACAGCGTCTCGAGAACGGCGAGACCAAGACATCATTCGAAATTCTTGGCCGATATGAAGATGACTTCTTTACTGGAAAATACGAGCTAGTCGCCCTCGATGGGGACGATCAGGTCGATACAACGACGCTCACGCTCGAGGCTAACTGTACGATCACAGATGTCCTGTGGTCGGCAGAAAATCCCGATATGGAGTGGGACAAAAACTCGCCTACTTGGGAGACATATGCGGCAGTCGTTATAGAGAACACGGGGACGATTCCATCGTTGCTCACTGAACTCGAGTGGGCAGGTGCTCCAGTTGCTCGACTGCAATCGAAGGAATCGCAGTCATACTTTCACGAGACACGCTTACCGCCGGGGGAGACTACTGTTTATTCTAACGGGTCGGTCTATGCCACAGATGGTGCAGTTCACTCGCTGAACTGTAGTGATCTCGAGACGGAACCGATGACTGTCACAGCCGTCGTTCAAGTCGGATCAGATCCCTCATATACTCAGGATATTGAATATGGAGACGATCAATCGTGTAGTCTCACCATTGTCGATAGCGACTCTACTGGAGGTTCATCTAGCGAGGGTGAGAGTTGAATGGGATGGCTTCAAAACGAAGTTGAGACTGCAATTGAGAACGTCATCGAGGATTTCACCGATGCGCTTCTCGGCCTTGTTAATGACATTTATGAAGCGATCTTAGCTCCGATCGTCGGCGTTCCAACCCCCAAATCAGATTCGGGGTATATGGTTGTTGGAACCCCGGACAATGCGCCATGGGAGAGTCTGTACCAAGACGTATACCTCTCATACATCATGCCGCTGGCGATCATGCTGTCGGTTATCGCCTTTGCGTTTGTTGGACTCCGGGCAGGTTCGATCAGTGAGTACCGACGAAAACAGCTCCTGCGACGACTCGGTCTCGTATTTATGGGGACTTTTGTTTGGTTTCCACTTGTCTCGATTCCGTTGCAGTTCATCGACGCAGTCGGTATGACGATTGCCCCAATTGACGAGATGTCGGCAGGACTCGGCGGCCTCATCCAATCCTCGCTTGGGGGCGTGTTCACTATTCTTGCGATGGTCGTCATAACGAACTTCTTCTTAGTTATCGCAGGATTTGTCGTCGCTCTTCGCTGGATTGCACTCTGCGTCTTGACGCCAATCATGCCGCTACTGGGCGTCCTTTGGTCGATGGAAGTCTGGCCATTTAGTCCCGCGGCTAACATGGCACGCCGAGCTTCAGGAATCTATCCAGGCTTAGTCCTCGCTGGGATTCCGCCAGCTATTCTCTTCCGAATCGGCTGGGAGGTTGGCGGTCTCGAAACATCTGTTAAGGGCCTCTTTTCGTTGTTCATCGGGTTGACGCTGATTCCTGCAGCGATTATCACGATGATCATGACGGTGTACTGGAGCAGCCCAGCAATACGGACCGTCGCACAGAAGGGCGTCTCGGCAACGAATCCTGCAGCAGCCGCATCCGGGGCTGCGAAGGCAAAACGCACCTCTGGAAAGGCTGTCCGGGGTGCTCGAAACGTCCATCGAGGATACGCGAACAACCAGGTTGGCGCAGTAACAAAGAGTGGCCAGACGACGCTCGGAGGTGGCAACTCGAAAGCCTATCAGCTCGGATCATCAGCCCGCTCAACGAAGGCTCACGCTGGGCGGTACAGCAACCTGCGGAAGTCGAAGACGGGCCGTATGCGAGACAAAGCCGCCGATGACGCTCGTAAAGCCACACAGAAGACATCGACTCGAGCAAAGCGCGGGCTCAAGAACACGAAACAGAAGGTCTCACGGTGGTGATTCCGTATGAGTACGAATACAGCTGATAGCGAGTATAGTACGAGAAAGATCCATCAGTCATTGGGCGGTACTACGGCGTTCTTCCGAGGGTACACGATTGGTGAACTCATGCTGTTTCTCGCAGTGGCGTTCATCACTGTCGTTGCAGCGACGTTCGTCCCTGCTGCACTGACGATCCCGGTACTGGGATTCGGGATCATGGTCACGATCCTCCTGTTCTTGCTCCATAAGGTGAAGCCCAGATACCTCTGGCTCACCGAGTGGCTCGCTGCCCGCTTCGGCTGGGCGATCAAGAACAAGGAGTATACCCACGGTGGTGAGGATAACAGCGAGGTTCGGTATCTGACTCGTTTACAACGGGTGTACCCCCACGCTGTCGAACGAACGGATGGTGCACTCGTCAGAGCGATGCAAGTCGAGCCAGCGAACATGGCCCTCGAGGACGACGATGCATGGGCGAAGGCTGTCCAGTCGCTTTCTGAGTTCGTTAATTCGACCGTGGACTTCCCGGTGAAGATCTATATCACCAGCCGAGAGGTCGACGATGACGATGTCGTCCGTGCACACCAGGACCGACTCGGTGACGCTGATGTTCGGTCACGGCCGGTCTTGAAGCGGCTTCTCGAGAAATACGTCACCGCGAATACGACCGAAAGCGGAGACATCGACTCAGAGACGACAACGATTCGCGAGTACTACCTCATCACTGCAGTGAACGATGACGATGTCGAACAGTTCGACAAGACGGGTGACAGCGTCCTCGCCTATCTCGCAGAGATGCCCATGGTAGGTCGATTCTTCGATCGGTTCCAGACCGATGATCTGACTGAGCCTGAGCGTGAGCGACTCAAAGAAGAGCAACTCGAGTCACGACTCACACAACTCCGACGCGGCGGCTCGTCGCTCTATCAGTGTTCAGTTAGTCCGGTTGACGCATACGACCTCGCTCGGATCACGAAGGAGTACTGGTCGTGTCAGCCCGAGAAGTATGCTGATATCACGGATGCACTCGGTACGTTCCCGGTCGTCTCCCACGGGATTAGCGATGGTGTTCCAGCAACTCCCGATCCCAATGACGTCCTCGATGCAATGGACGAGCAGACCAGTACGCCGGAATCGGCCTCGGACGATCGTACCGAAGATAGTATCGACGAGGATCTCTCGATTTCCTCCGGCGATCGGTTGCCAGACACGTCGACGATGCACCAGTCGGTTATCGCCCCGACGACGGTCGATTGGGAGACGACCTACGCCGTGATCAACGACGAGACGTACGTCCGTACGTTCTGGGTCGAACAGTTCCCCGAGGAACCCTCAGATGGCCTCCTCGAGCGTCTATTGCTCGAGACCGACCTTCAGACGGATATCAGCGTTCACCTCGACCCGTTTGACAGCCAGTCGGCCCAAGACATGATGGCGGACTGGATCTCGGATTTGAAGATCAATCAGCACGACTCGGACAGCCTCCAGTCCGAGGACCTTCAGGACGATATCGATCAGGCGAAATACATGCGGTCGCTCGTTCGTGCGAACAAAGCGTCGTTCTACCGCGGTGGCGTGTTCATTCGCCTCGCCGCTGACAGCGAGCAAGCGCTCGACAATCAGACGACTCGCTTGCGGTCGATCGTCAAGGATGCCCCGGCGAACTGTACGCTCAAGGTTGCGAGCCGGTGGCAGGAGCGCGGCCTCGCAACAGTGTCACCGCTCGGGACGAACGAACTCGGTCGCGATCGGATGTCCACACTGACGAATCAGGCGATCGGCGCGATGTTCCCGTTCTCGTCGAACTACCAGATGATGGACGACGGCATCGAGTACGGCTATCACGGCCACAACGGCTCCCCCATCCGAATCAATCCATGGGAACTCGAGACTGGACATAGCGAACTCGTCGTCGGAATGCCGGGCGCCGGGAAAACGTTCGGCGATATCATGCGCCACCTGCGGATGATGAAGCGACGCAACGACACGATGCTCGTCCTCGTCGATCCAGTCGGCGGCTTTCGTGGTATCGCGGACGCTCTGAACGCGAAAACGATCACCGTCGGCGGCGACACGAAGCTGAACCCGCTCGAGATCCGAGAGACGCCACAGCACGTCCTCGAGTCGAGCGATGGCATCTCTCCCCTCTCGGCGAAGAAGGATGAGGTCTACGCCATTCTCGAGAACTTCCTCGACGCTCGTGATATCGAACTCGGAGCCGAGACGGGTGTCCTCTCGTACGTCATTGACGAGGCCTACCGACAAGCAGGCATCATCGAGGGTGATGTCTCGACGCATACCTCGAAGCACTCACCGACGATGCAAGACGTCCATCGGATTCTCTGTGATATCGCCGAGCATCCAGATGAGCACAATATTGCGGCATCCGAATCCGCTCGCGAGCGGGCCGCACAATACGCAGACGAACTCGCAATCGCGTTTCAGCCATTCCGAGAGGGCGGTGCCTACGAAAATCTCTCACACCGCTCGGAGATCAATATCCTCGAGGGAGACAACAAGGTCGTCTATATCGATCTCGGTCAGATCGAGGGCAGCGCATCAGGGATCGACCGCCAGACGTTCCTGATGCAACTCCTGCTCTCGACGATCTATCAGCAGGCGAAGAACACCCAACGGAACGTCGAACTCGCGATCGACGAAGCGCACTACCTCTTCGAGGACCAGGCCAACCTCGACTTTCTCGAGACGGCGTTCCGTCACCAGCGCCACGCTGGCCTTCGAATGGTCCTCCTCTCGCAGACAGCCCAAGAGTTCTATGAGACCGAGCAGGCCGAGAAGATTATCGGAATGTGTCCAATCAAGGTCTTTCACAAACTGCCCGACCTAGACGACGGGACAGCCGACAAAATCGGCCTCACAGAGGAACAACGTTGGTACGTTCGACGGGCTGATGCAGGGAAGGAAGACCTCGGATACAGTCAATCACTCGTTCGCGTCGAAGAACACGGAACGTATCCGCTGCACGTCGTCGCCGACGACTTCGAGAAGCGCGTCATCAACTACGAACCCGACGACCGGACATACATCCAGCAGGCGATTAGCGACCAGCCTGAAGAACTCGTCGACTTCGAACGGTTCGTGGAAAATGAGGCGCGGATGAACGCACTCACCAATCGCTACGGACTCTGCGAGGCAGAGGCGACTCGAATTCTCGATCGTGGCTTCACTGAAGACGAAATCATCGAGGCGATCGTCGCGACCGCGCGGCAGAGCGACACAGTAGAGACATCCGCTCTCGCCGACGGCGGTGACGACGGCGTTACGGTTCGACGAGGAGGTGAATGACGATGTTTAGCTGGCTTTTCAATGACGGTCCAGAGTACGACGCAACACAGGTAGAGTTCGAAGAGCCGTTCGTCCAGCACCCGGAGAGTGCGCCCGGTATTCTGCTCAGAATCCGCCCCTTCAAAGAGAATCAGGGCATCGTCGACGGCGCCGGACTACTCCAGTCGGTCCACGACGTGACGACGAACTTCCGAGAGAAGAACACGAGCGACCATCACACCTTCGAGGTCTGGTTCGACGAGGGGAAGATCAAGTTCTACATGCACGCTGCAACCGAGGCAGCCGCCGACAAGTTCCGCCGCCGCGTCGGGAATAACTACGCTAACAGCGAGGTATTCCCCGTCGAGGATGGCTACGCCTTCCCCGTCATCGAGCCCGATGAGTACGTCGCTGGCGCATGGCTGGAGATGGAGAAGCTTCCCTACTACCCGATTCGCCATCACAACAGCGAGGGCTGGGAAACCGACCCATACGGCGAGATCACGAGCGAGATGCTCTCGCTCGACGAGAGCAAGGTTGTCACGCAGGTCGTCTTTCGACCGGCGAAGCAGTCCTGGACGGACGGCGACCAGTTCAAGCATAACAGCGTTGATGATCTGGCCCACGCGCTCCGCCAGGGAACTTCGGTCGGGTGGCTGAATCCTCGGACGCGACCAGCGAGCGAGAAGGACAAGCAGGCGGCCAAAACCATCGAACAGCAGCGCGGCGAACAGGCGTTCCACGTCAACATCCGTATCGTCGCAATCTCAGCGGACAAAGACGAAGCTCAAGCCCGTGCGCACGGCGTCGCCGGGATGTTCAGAAAGTACTACAACGCGATCACTGAGCAGGGTCTCGACGATATGCCAGTGTACCATCGGAAAGAAGGGAAGCGTGCGAGTCAACTCCGCCAGCACGTCACTCGGATGGCCGACCGCGAGTGGACCGACCGGCGCATGATCATGACCGTCGACGAACTCGCCGGCGTCGCACACATCCCGAACAACGAAATCGAGACGCCAAACATCGACTGGCGATACACGCAACGTGGTGACCGCGTTCCCGCCGACGCCGTTCAGTACGAGCGACCCACGACCAGTGACGGTCTCCAGAAGCGCCAGGCTGGACAGGGAGGGCAGGATGGTGTTTGAACGATTCTTCGGTCGTGGCAACGGGGATCAGTCGGCACGCTCTGATGCAGGCTCATCTTCGAAAGAACCGACAGAAGTCGAAGAGGCGAGTACCGATCTCCAGACCGAACCAGACGAACGTGCAAACGTGAATGTAACGTCTGATCCAGCACCAGAACCGCAGTCTCGAGTCAATAAAACGTATGAAATAACCGAACAGGACACTACCTACGTCGGTGGAAAATCAGTCATTACCGAAACAGCCAGTGAGGGCACTGTCGCGGGATTGTACGTCCGCGAGATGTTCGAATCAGGTGCCACAACATCGCCCGCGCCGCTCTGGATCGGCTACGACGAAGATGCGCAACGTGGGTTCCGCGAAGCACCGCTCCGGTTCGAGTCGCTCTTCCGGCATATCTGGATCACGGGCACTACCGGCTACGGGAAAACAACGGAACTGCTGAACATGATGGTCCAGTGGGCGTATTCAGGATATGGATTCGTCTACTTCGACCCGAAAGGACGAGACTCTCGCGAACTCCTGCGGAAACTCCCCGAAGACCGTCTTGACGACATCGTCTGGATCGAGCCTGGATCGTCAGAACACGATAAGACGGTCGGGCTGAACTTCCTCGAGGTTCCCGACTGTGATACAGAGGAAGAGCGCGAAAACGAGATTGAGAATCGCATCGAGAATCTGAAGGCGATCTTCGATACGGACGAGTACTGGGGCATCAATATGGAGTCGATCACCGAGTCAATGGGACGAGCGATGATGCAGTCCGAGAGACCGTTCTCAGTGATCGACATGTACTTCACGCTGTTGAACGCCGAGCGGCGTGAAGAGTTTGCTCTCGATGTCGACGATCCGTATGTGCAGGAGTTCTGTCTCGAAATCGCACGGATGGATGACGAGACAGTCCGGCCACTCCTGAAGCGAATCAAATCCTGGGTCGAAAACTCGGTCATCCGACGGATCATCTCCCACCGCGAGAGCACGATCGATTTCCGCGATATTATCGACAACGACCGAATCGTTATCGTCCGCACGCCCGTCGAGAATACGGACATCAAGAAGATGGTCACACTCGGCGTGATGCGGAATCTCTGGAGTGCAATTCAGCAGCGGTCGTATGAACGCGATACCGACCCAGATCCGTATTTCGTCCTCTGCGACGAGTTCGACGACATCGCCAGCGATAATCTCGATATCGAGTCGATGCTCGCTCGTGCTCGGTCGATGCGGCTCTCCGTGACGCTCGCCTCTCAGTACCCCTCACAGTTCGACGAGGACACGCTCAAGGCGATGCAGAACAACTGCGACAACCTCATTGCGTTCTCAGTGAATGACGTAGACGACGCCCAACTCCTGATGAAGCGGTTCCGAGACTACACTGCAGAGGACCTGATCTCGACTGACCAGTATCAGGTCTGGACGAAACTGCCTCTCGATGGCGGTCGGTACTCAGAACCCGTCCTCCTCCGCTCGTTCCCGCCGTATCCACCACTACGGTCGGCTGATGCGGTCGACGACATCATCGAGCAGAGTTTGGACCGCTACGGGACCAAGCCGCTGACCGATGCTGAAATCATGCAGAATCTCATCTACAGCGACGCCAACGAGGCAGCGAACCCGACGAAGATACTGGATGAAACGATGGCGGAGTCGATTCGTGCAGTACAGATTCGGGAGGGAGTACGGGCGGAAAACGGCTGGGTGGATGTCACTACCGTTGACGAGGAACTCTCGATCCGCCTTGAGAACACCCAGCCTGACATCGACTATGCGTACGAAGACCTTCCGGACGTGCGTGAAGCATCGCAATTGCTCGAAGTCGATCTGAAGGACGACGACATCGTTGCTCGCCTCTCCGACGAGGGGGAAACGACGGTACAGCCTGAAACGGGAGCTGTTAGATCGGCAGGGGGAACGAGCCATGATGCAGTCCTCATGGATACCGAAACGGCGCTTACCGAACGCGGATTCATCGTCGATATCCTCGTACAGGACGGGAGCGAGCAACCCGACGCCACCGCGACCCACCCAGACCACGACGTCGTCTTCAACATCGAGGCCGAGACGACGACACCGGACCGGCCCGCGAAGGTTTTGCAGAACTTCAAACGGGCCTGCGAAGCCGACCGGATACCGCTCTTTGTCGTCCGTCCTAGTGACTCCGATACGAAGTGGGCGAAACGAATCGAGAACATCCTCTCGCCGCCACTGCGAGAACGGGCGGACGGCACTGAGCAGTTCTATAATCGCGACGAGATCGTGATGTTCGGCGGTGGCGCGACGGCCCACGGTGGAGTAACCGCTGTTCGACCACGTACTGCGGACACAAATCGAACTGTCTGGACACGCGATAACGGCGAGCGCGTGCTTTCAGACGGCGAGACGGAGTTCACCCGTGTTCCAGATGAGGGGGAACTCTCCAAAGACGGTGTTCCGGCCTACTATAGCCACGATCGAGAAAACGGCCAGTATACCGTCCACAAACCAGGAGAGACCTGCGTCTATGACTCGAAAGACGACTTCGAAGAGGATTGGACGCCGATCAAACGACCGTTCATCCCCGATATCGAGTTGCCGAATGCAGACTATTCGCGTGACAGCTACATCGTGCTGATTCTGCCAGCTGACGGTAGTCCACTGATTTTCCAGCATGGAGAAACGTATGTGCTGTCCGAGAACCCCGACTTCGAGGAGCTATGGCCCGACGATTCCAACGGTGATTCAGGCCGAGTTGAGGTTTCGACGATTCGTCGTGGTGGAAATCCTCCGTCAGATGGTGAGGCATCTGATTCGCCATCGAAAGATGAGACGGTGGACATCGACCCGGACGGCGACGGTGTTGAAGCGTTCACGGCAATGTACGTCAGGCAGGCCGATGGAGCCAAAGTTCCACAGGATGATCTGTTTCAGGCGTACGCTACCTGGACTGACCAGCACGATATCGACGGGACAACCAAAGGCTGGTTCACCCGGAAGCTACGGAACGTCGTCGACCTCGAGACCGACCGGTCCAGAGTAGACGGTGACCGCGTACAGTTCTACGTCGGACTCTCCCTGACAGAAGAGGGGCAGACACTCCTCGATCAATGACATCTGACATAACTATAATGTACTGTAATAGCAATTCTAAGGGTATCCTTGCTCGAGGGCATCGAGTCTCCCATTCTCTCCGAAATAGCCCCTCACACAGCCAGAATCCAACATCTGAATTATCTGTCCACGCAGACTGGATTTCCAAGGAAATTCTATGGACGGTGCTGTCCACGCAGAACCGCATGACGGGAGTGCTGTCCACGCAAAATAACCCGCCAAAACCAACT
Encoded proteins:
- a CDS encoding type IV secretory system conjugative DNA transfer family protein, with product MVFERFFGRGNGDQSARSDAGSSSKEPTEVEEASTDLQTEPDERANVNVTSDPAPEPQSRVNKTYEITEQDTTYVGGKSVITETASEGTVAGLYVREMFESGATTSPAPLWIGYDEDAQRGFREAPLRFESLFRHIWITGTTGYGKTTELLNMMVQWAYSGYGFVYFDPKGRDSRELLRKLPEDRLDDIVWIEPGSSEHDKTVGLNFLEVPDCDTEEERENEIENRIENLKAIFDTDEYWGINMESITESMGRAMMQSERPFSVIDMYFTLLNAERREEFALDVDDPYVQEFCLEIARMDDETVRPLLKRIKSWVENSVIRRIISHRESTIDFRDIIDNDRIVIVRTPVENTDIKKMVTLGVMRNLWSAIQQRSYERDTDPDPYFVLCDEFDDIASDNLDIESMLARARSMRLSVTLASQYPSQFDEDTLKAMQNNCDNLIAFSVNDVDDAQLLMKRFRDYTAEDLISTDQYQVWTKLPLDGGRYSEPVLLRSFPPYPPLRSADAVDDIIEQSLDRYGTKPLTDAEIMQNLIYSDANEAANPTKILDETMAESIRAVQIREGVRAENGWVDVTTVDEELSIRLENTQPDIDYAYEDLPDVREASQLLEVDLKDDDIVARLSDEGETTVQPETGAVRSAGGTSHDAVLMDTETALTERGFIVDILVQDGSEQPDATATHPDHDVVFNIEAETTTPDRPAKVLQNFKRACEADRIPLFVVRPSDSDTKWAKRIENILSPPLRERADGTEQFYNRDEIVMFGGGATAHGGVTAVRPRTADTNRTVWTRDNGERVLSDGETEFTRVPDEGELSKDGVPAYYSHDRENGQYTVHKPGETCVYDSKDDFEEDWTPIKRPFIPDIELPNADYSRDSYIVLILPADGSPLIFQHGETYVLSENPDFEELWPDDSNGDSGRVEVSTIRRGGNPPSDGEASDSPSKDETVDIDPDGDGVEAFTAMYVRQADGAKVPQDDLFQAYATWTDQHDIDGTTKGWFTRKLRNVVDLETDRSRVDGDRVQFYVGLSLTEEGQTLLDQ
- a CDS encoding conjugal transfer protein: MSTNTADSEYSTRKIHQSLGGTTAFFRGYTIGELMLFLAVAFITVVAATFVPAALTIPVLGFGIMVTILLFLLHKVKPRYLWLTEWLAARFGWAIKNKEYTHGGEDNSEVRYLTRLQRVYPHAVERTDGALVRAMQVEPANMALEDDDAWAKAVQSLSEFVNSTVDFPVKIYITSREVDDDDVVRAHQDRLGDADVRSRPVLKRLLEKYVTANTTESGDIDSETTTIREYYLITAVNDDDVEQFDKTGDSVLAYLAEMPMVGRFFDRFQTDDLTEPERERLKEEQLESRLTQLRRGGSSLYQCSVSPVDAYDLARITKEYWSCQPEKYADITDALGTFPVVSHGISDGVPATPDPNDVLDAMDEQTSTPESASDDRTEDSIDEDLSISSGDRLPDTSTMHQSVIAPTTVDWETTYAVINDETYVRTFWVEQFPEEPSDGLLERLLLETDLQTDISVHLDPFDSQSAQDMMADWISDLKINQHDSDSLQSEDLQDDIDQAKYMRSLVRANKASFYRGGVFIRLAADSEQALDNQTTRLRSIVKDAPANCTLKVASRWQERGLATVSPLGTNELGRDRMSTLTNQAIGAMFPFSSNYQMMDDGIEYGYHGHNGSPIRINPWELETGHSELVVGMPGAGKTFGDIMRHLRMMKRRNDTMLVLVDPVGGFRGIADALNAKTITVGGDTKLNPLEIRETPQHVLESSDGISPLSAKKDEVYAILENFLDARDIELGAETGVLSYVIDEAYRQAGIIEGDVSTHTSKHSPTMQDVHRILCDIAEHPDEHNIAASESARERAAQYADELAIAFQPFREGGAYENLSHRSEINILEGDNKVVYIDLGQIEGSASGIDRQTFLMQLLLSTIYQQAKNTQRNVELAIDEAHYLFEDQANLDFLETAFRHQRHAGLRMVLLSQTAQEFYETEQAEKIIGMCPIKVFHKLPDLDDGTADKIGLTEEQRWYVRRADAGKEDLGYSQSLVRVEEHGTYPLHVVADDFEKRVINYEPDDRTYIQQAISDQPEELVDFERFVENEARMNALTNRYGLCEAEATRILDRGFTEDEIIEAIVATARQSDTVETSALADGGDDGVTVRRGGE